From a single Kitasatospora azatica KCTC 9699 genomic region:
- a CDS encoding immune inhibitor A domain-containing protein: MKATATAVGAALIAALGLGLLPGTAIAAGAPAAPSAATTDPSDPTQAAQVDHDLPGPYTDKVNAEQKAATEQLLAGTAQVEQHDGSSSVKLGRDKYVELARERTDKIFTILVDFGDQVDSTTKMPDGSLKYGGTPGPAHNQIAAPDRATNNSTAWQADYNPQHYQDLYFAKDKPSLKTFYEKQSSGRYSVDGQVTDWVRVPWNEARYGSNYCGAHICANAQDLIVDALNAWVADQKAKGRSDADIKANLAEYDKWDRYGSHGDGNFNQPDGYIDHFQIVHAGEDESAGGGVQGTNALWAHRSYVHGADAGVTGPEGNKRGGVQVGNTGLWVGDYTMQPENGGLGVFAHEYGHDLGLPDLYDTQGPNDNSVGFWSLMSSGSWLGTGKDTIGDMPNDFDVWSKLQLGWLKYDKAQAGKESTHHIGPVEFNTKLPQALVVDLPKKTVTTDINTPFAGSGEWWSGAADNLDVSLSRDVDLTGKTSAVLKAKGWYDLEQDYDYGYAEVSTDGGTNWTVLDGTFDGVAIPKNNGGKAGLTGNAKKWGDLSYSLDAYLGKAVKVRFHNTTDGGLHFNGFALDDISVTADGAALFTDNVESGNSGWQAKGFSIINGKFSKDYAQYYLAENRQPISYDETLKTGPYNFGFKSKPSWVEHYSYQPGLLLWYWDTSQTDNNVSAHPGHGLVLPIDSHPAALKWSDGTLMKPRIQGYDSPFGSRRTSGLELHKADVLTVIPRSKGVDEFNDHERTYWDAADPYSSVIVPDTGTSIEIENESSNYLETWIRVRPVD; encoded by the coding sequence ATGAAGGCCACGGCCACCGCCGTGGGCGCGGCGCTGATCGCCGCCCTCGGCCTCGGCCTGCTGCCGGGCACCGCGATAGCCGCCGGCGCCCCCGCCGCTCCCAGCGCAGCGACCACTGACCCGAGTGACCCGACCCAGGCCGCCCAGGTCGACCACGACCTGCCCGGCCCGTACACCGACAAGGTCAACGCCGAGCAGAAGGCCGCCACCGAGCAGCTGCTGGCCGGCACCGCCCAGGTCGAGCAGCACGACGGCAGCAGCAGCGTGAAGCTGGGCCGCGACAAGTACGTCGAGCTGGCCCGCGAGCGGACCGACAAGATCTTCACCATCCTGGTGGACTTCGGCGACCAGGTGGACAGCACCACCAAGATGCCGGACGGCTCGCTGAAGTACGGCGGCACCCCGGGCCCGGCGCACAACCAGATCGCCGCCCCGGACCGGGCCACCAACAACTCCACCGCCTGGCAGGCCGACTACAACCCGCAGCACTACCAGGACCTGTACTTCGCCAAGGACAAGCCCTCGCTGAAGACCTTCTACGAGAAGCAGTCCTCCGGCCGCTACTCGGTCGACGGCCAGGTCACCGACTGGGTGCGGGTGCCGTGGAACGAGGCCCGCTACGGCTCCAACTACTGCGGCGCGCACATCTGCGCCAACGCGCAGGACCTGATCGTCGACGCCCTCAACGCCTGGGTCGCCGACCAGAAGGCCAAGGGCCGCAGCGACGCCGACATCAAGGCCAACCTCGCCGAGTACGACAAGTGGGACCGCTACGGCTCGCACGGCGACGGCAACTTCAACCAGCCCGACGGCTACATCGACCACTTCCAGATCGTGCACGCCGGCGAGGACGAGTCGGCCGGCGGCGGCGTCCAGGGCACCAACGCCCTGTGGGCGCACCGCTCCTACGTGCACGGCGCGGACGCCGGTGTCACCGGCCCCGAGGGCAACAAGCGCGGCGGCGTGCAGGTCGGCAACACCGGCCTGTGGGTCGGCGACTACACCATGCAGCCGGAGAACGGCGGCCTGGGCGTGTTCGCCCACGAGTACGGCCACGACCTCGGTCTGCCGGACCTCTACGACACCCAGGGTCCGAACGACAACTCGGTCGGCTTCTGGTCGCTGATGAGCTCCGGCTCCTGGCTCGGCACCGGCAAGGACACCATCGGTGACATGCCGAACGACTTCGACGTCTGGAGCAAGCTGCAGCTCGGCTGGCTCAAGTACGACAAGGCCCAGGCGGGCAAGGAGTCGACGCACCACATCGGCCCGGTGGAGTTCAACACCAAGCTCCCGCAGGCCCTGGTGGTCGACCTGCCGAAGAAGACCGTGACCACGGACATCAACACGCCGTTCGCCGGCAGTGGCGAGTGGTGGAGCGGCGCGGCGGACAACCTGGACGTCTCGCTCAGCCGTGACGTCGACCTGACCGGCAAGACCTCCGCCGTGCTCAAGGCCAAGGGCTGGTACGACCTGGAGCAGGACTACGACTACGGCTACGCCGAGGTCTCCACCGACGGCGGCACCAACTGGACCGTCCTGGACGGCACCTTCGACGGGGTAGCGATCCCGAAGAACAACGGCGGCAAGGCCGGCCTGACCGGCAACGCCAAGAAGTGGGGCGACCTGTCCTACTCGCTGGACGCCTACCTGGGCAAGGCCGTGAAGGTCCGCTTCCACAACACCACCGACGGCGGCCTGCACTTCAACGGCTTCGCGCTGGACGACATCAGCGTGACGGCCGACGGCGCGGCGCTGTTCACCGACAACGTGGAGAGCGGCAACAGCGGCTGGCAGGCCAAGGGCTTCTCCATCATCAACGGCAAGTTCTCCAAGGACTACGCCCAGTACTACCTGGCCGAGAACCGGCAGCCGATCTCCTACGACGAGACGCTGAAGACCGGTCCGTACAACTTCGGCTTCAAGAGCAAGCCCAGCTGGGTCGAGCACTACTCCTACCAGCCCGGCCTGCTGCTCTGGTACTGGGACACCTCGCAGACCGACAACAACGTCAGCGCGCACCCCGGCCACGGCCTGGTGCTGCCGATCGACTCCCACCCGGCAGCGCTGAAGTGGTCCGACGGCACCCTGATGAAGCCGCGCATCCAGGGCTACGACTCGCCGTTCGGCTCGCGCCGCACCTCGGGCCTGGAGCTGCACAAGGCCGATGTGCTGACCGTCATCCCGCGCAGCAAGGGCGTCGACGAGTTCAACGACCACGAGCGCACCTACTGGGACGCGGCCGACCCGTACAGCAGCGTGATCGTGCCGGACACCGGGACGAGCATCGAGATCGAGAACGAGAGCTCCAACTACCTGGAGACCTGGATCCGGGTCCGTCCGGTGGACTGA
- a CDS encoding L-aspartate oxidase, producing MTHRLTAPAPGWTATTDVVVVGSGVAGLTAALGVRQAGLRVTVVTKAMLDDGSTRWAQGGIAAALGEGDTPEQHLDDTLVAGAGVCDEAAVRALVTEGPDAVRRLIAKGAAFDTDPAGEILLTREGGHHRRRIVHAGGDATGAEISRALVAAVRSDPGLELVEHALVLDLLTDAEGHAAGLTLHVMGEGQRDGVGAIRAKAVVLATGGMGQVFEATTNPPVSTGDGVALALRAGAEAADLEFVQFHPTVLWLGPEAEGQQPLVSEAVRGEGAYLVDAAGTRFMVGQHELNELAPRDIVTKAITRQMQLQGTDHMYLDGRHFGAEMWAERFPTILASCLAHGIDPVTDLIPIAPAAHHASGGVRTDLHGRTSVPGLYACGEVACTGVHGANRLASNSLLEGLVFAERIAADLTERHQAGELPERSVDVAAARAARTVPLPAPEARAAVQHLMSRGAGVLRSAASMAQAAAGLAALERAAAEQSSEQKPADPRVETWEAANLLLVATALVAAAEQRAETRGCHWREDYPERDDAQWRRHLITTLDADGIRISKEH from the coding sequence GTGACCCACCGACTCACCGCCCCCGCCCCTGGCTGGACCGCCACCACCGACGTGGTGGTGGTCGGCTCCGGCGTGGCCGGACTCACCGCCGCGCTGGGGGTGCGGCAGGCGGGCCTGCGGGTGACGGTGGTCACCAAGGCGATGCTGGACGACGGCTCCACCCGCTGGGCCCAGGGCGGCATCGCCGCCGCCCTGGGCGAGGGCGACACCCCCGAGCAGCACCTGGACGACACCCTGGTCGCCGGCGCCGGGGTCTGCGACGAGGCGGCCGTACGCGCCCTGGTCACCGAGGGCCCGGATGCGGTCCGCCGGCTGATCGCCAAGGGCGCGGCCTTCGACACCGACCCGGCCGGCGAGATCCTGCTCACCCGGGAGGGCGGCCACCACCGGCGCCGGATCGTGCACGCGGGCGGCGACGCGACGGGGGCCGAGATATCACGCGCCCTGGTCGCCGCCGTGCGCAGCGACCCGGGGCTGGAACTGGTCGAGCACGCGCTGGTGCTCGACCTGCTCACCGACGCCGAGGGCCACGCGGCCGGCCTGACCCTGCACGTGATGGGCGAGGGGCAGCGCGACGGGGTGGGCGCGATCCGCGCCAAGGCCGTGGTGCTGGCCACCGGCGGCATGGGCCAGGTCTTCGAGGCCACCACCAATCCGCCGGTCTCCACCGGCGACGGCGTCGCACTGGCGCTGCGGGCCGGCGCCGAGGCGGCGGACCTGGAGTTCGTCCAGTTCCACCCGACGGTGCTCTGGCTCGGCCCGGAGGCCGAGGGCCAGCAGCCGCTGGTCTCCGAGGCGGTCCGCGGCGAGGGCGCCTACCTGGTGGACGCCGCGGGCACCCGCTTCATGGTCGGGCAGCACGAGCTCAACGAGCTGGCGCCGCGCGACATCGTGACCAAGGCGATCACCCGTCAGATGCAGCTCCAGGGCACCGACCACATGTACCTGGACGGGCGGCACTTCGGCGCCGAGATGTGGGCCGAGCGGTTCCCGACCATCCTGGCCTCCTGCCTGGCGCACGGCATCGACCCGGTCACCGACCTGATCCCGATCGCCCCGGCCGCGCACCACGCCTCCGGCGGGGTCCGCACCGACCTGCACGGGCGCACCTCGGTGCCGGGCCTGTACGCCTGCGGCGAGGTGGCCTGCACCGGCGTGCACGGCGCCAACCGGCTGGCCTCCAACTCGCTGCTCGAGGGCCTCGTCTTCGCCGAGCGGATCGCGGCCGACCTGACCGAACGCCACCAGGCCGGCGAGCTGCCCGAGCGGTCGGTGGACGTGGCCGCCGCGCGGGCCGCCCGTACCGTCCCGCTGCCGGCCCCCGAGGCCCGGGCCGCCGTGCAGCACCTGATGTCGCGCGGCGCCGGCGTGCTGCGCTCGGCGGCCTCGATGGCGCAGGCCGCCGCGGGCCTGGCCGCGCTCGAGCGCGCCGCCGCCGAGCAGAGCAGCGAGCAGAAGCCGGCCGACCCCCGGGTGGAGACCTGGGAGGCGGCCAACCTGCTGCTGGTCGCCACCGCCCTGGTCGCGGCCGCCGAGCAGCGCGCGGAGACCCGCGGCTGCCACTGGCGCGAGGACTACCCCGAGCGGGACGACGCCCAGTGGCGGCGTCACCTGATCACCACCCTGGACGCCGACGGCATCCGCATCTCCAAGGAGCACTGA
- the nadC gene encoding carboxylating nicotinate-nucleotide diphosphorylase — protein MSDSTAAHSHEELPLADQGGCGDGCACGDDEGYETGLDPALAELLEQAGLDPVEVEDIATLALAEDLAGGEDVTSVATVPAEAVATADFTAREAGVVAGLRIAEAVVSLICEEEFEVERHVEDGDLVAAGQVLLSVRSRTRDLLTAERSALNLLCHLSGIATATRQWSDLLEGTGAVVRDTRKTHPGLRALQKYAVRCGGGMNHRMALSDAALIKDNHVVAAGGVAEAFRAVKAAYPELPVEVEVDTLEQIPPVLEAGADLILLDNFSVGELKEAVQLVAGRAKLEASGGLTLATAREVAETGVDFLAVGALTHSAPILDIGLDLRS, from the coding sequence ATGTCTGATTCCACCGCGGCCCACTCGCACGAGGAACTCCCGCTGGCCGACCAGGGCGGCTGCGGCGACGGCTGCGCCTGCGGCGACGACGAGGGCTACGAGACCGGCCTGGACCCGGCGCTGGCCGAGTTGCTGGAGCAGGCGGGTCTGGACCCGGTCGAGGTCGAGGACATCGCCACCCTGGCGCTGGCCGAGGACCTGGCCGGCGGTGAGGACGTCACCTCGGTGGCCACCGTGCCCGCCGAGGCCGTGGCCACCGCCGACTTCACCGCCCGCGAGGCCGGTGTGGTGGCGGGCCTGCGGATCGCCGAGGCCGTGGTCTCGCTGATCTGCGAGGAGGAGTTCGAGGTCGAGCGGCACGTCGAGGACGGCGACCTGGTGGCGGCCGGGCAGGTGCTGCTCTCGGTGCGCAGCCGCACCCGCGACCTGCTGACCGCCGAGCGCAGCGCGCTCAACCTGCTCTGCCACCTGTCCGGCATCGCCACCGCCACCCGGCAGTGGAGCGACCTGCTGGAGGGCACCGGCGCGGTGGTCCGCGACACCCGCAAGACCCACCCGGGCCTGCGGGCCCTGCAGAAGTACGCGGTGCGCTGCGGCGGCGGCATGAACCACCGGATGGCGCTCTCCGACGCCGCGCTGATCAAGGACAACCACGTGGTCGCCGCCGGCGGCGTGGCCGAGGCCTTCCGGGCCGTCAAGGCCGCCTACCCGGAGCTGCCGGTGGAGGTCGAGGTGGACACCCTGGAGCAGATCCCGCCGGTGCTGGAGGCCGGCGCGGACCTGATCCTGCTGGACAACTTCTCGGTCGGCGAGCTCAAGGAGGCCGTCCAGCTGGTGGCCGGCCGGGCCAAGTTGGAGGCTTCCGGCGGTCTGACCCTGGCCACCGCGCGCGAGGTCGCCGAGACTGGTGTCGACTTCCTGGCAGTCGGCGCGCTCACCCACTCGGCGCCGATCCTGGACATCGGCCTGGATCTGCGCTCCTGA
- a CDS encoding amino-acid N-acetyltransferase encodes MEVTIRRARTSDVRAVRRLIDAYSRDGILLDKPTVTLFESIQEFWVAERDDDGSVVACGALHVMWEDLAEVRTLAVDPICRGHGIGHVLLDKLLDTARWLGVRRIFCLTFEVAFFAKHGFVEIGETDDGTTDPAVIATEVYEELLRSYDEGVAEFLDLERVKPNTLGNSRMLLHL; translated from the coding sequence ATGGAGGTCACCATCCGCCGGGCGCGGACCAGTGATGTGCGGGCCGTACGACGGCTCATCGACGCCTACTCACGCGACGGCATTCTGCTCGACAAGCCCACCGTGACGCTGTTCGAATCCATCCAGGAGTTCTGGGTGGCCGAACGCGACGACGACGGCTCGGTGGTCGCCTGCGGCGCCCTGCACGTGATGTGGGAGGACCTGGCCGAGGTGCGCACCCTGGCGGTGGATCCGATCTGCCGTGGTCATGGCATCGGGCACGTGCTGCTGGACAAGCTGCTGGACACCGCGCGCTGGCTCGGCGTCCGTCGGATTTTCTGCTTGACGTTCGAGGTGGCGTTCTTCGCGAAACACGGCTTCGTCGAGATCGGGGAAACCGATGATGGTACGACAGACCCGGCCGTCATCGCTACGGAAGTGTATGAAGAACTCCTTCGCTCCTACGACGAAGGAGTGGCCGAGTTCCTCGACCTGGAGCGGGTCAAGCCCAACACCCTGGGCAACTCACGCATGCTGCTGCACCTGTGA
- a CDS encoding histone-like nucleoid-structuring protein Lsr2, producing MAQRVQVILEDDLDGGSADETVTFALDGVAYEIDLKSGNAEKLRNLLAPYVDKGRKQSGRLTGARRTGSRGTARPAAGSADTAKIRTWAKDNGYNVNDRGRVPSNVREAYEAANVS from the coding sequence GTGGCACAGAGGGTGCAGGTCATTCTTGAAGACGATCTCGACGGCGGTTCGGCGGACGAGACGGTGACGTTCGCCCTCGACGGCGTTGCCTACGAGATCGACCTGAAGTCCGGCAACGCGGAGAAGCTGCGCAACCTGCTCGCTCCGTACGTCGATAAGGGCCGCAAGCAGAGCGGCCGGCTCACCGGCGCCCGGCGCACCGGCAGCCGCGGCACCGCCCGCCCGGCAGCCGGCAGTGCGGACACGGCCAAGATCCGCACGTGGGCGAAGGACAACGGTTACAACGTCAACGACCGCGGCCGGGTCCCGAGCAACGTCCGCGAGGCCTACGAGGCGGCCAACGTCTCCTGA
- a CDS encoding BlaI/MecI/CopY family transcriptional regulator, which produces MVRQLGELEDAVMTRVWRWNRPVTVREVLLDLRTERDIAYTTVMTVLDKLYRKGWLRRERVGRAYRYEAVSSRETYTASLMNDAWATSENPAAALVHFFGMMSAEQRAALRDALRVAGPDLEVDTEETPPGPTR; this is translated from the coding sequence ATGGTCCGTCAGCTCGGCGAACTCGAAGATGCCGTCATGACCCGGGTGTGGCGCTGGAACCGCCCGGTGACGGTTCGCGAGGTACTGCTCGATCTGCGCACGGAACGCGATATCGCGTACACCACCGTGATGACCGTGCTCGACAAGCTGTATCGAAAGGGTTGGCTGCGCCGGGAGCGGGTCGGACGGGCCTATCGATATGAAGCGGTCTCCTCCCGTGAGACGTACACCGCTTCACTGATGAACGACGCCTGGGCCACCAGTGAGAATCCGGCGGCGGCCCTGGTGCACTTCTTCGGCATGATGTCGGCCGAGCAGCGCGCGGCGCTGCGGGACGCGCTTCGGGTGGCCGGTCCCGATCTGGAGGTCGATACCGAGGAGACCCCGCCCGGCCCGACGCGATAA
- a CDS encoding ATP-dependent Clp protease ATP-binding subunit, which produces MFERFTDRARRVVVLAQEEARMLNHNYIGTEHILLGLIHEGEGVAAKALESLGISLEAVRQQVEEIIGQGQQAPSGHIPFTPRAKKVLELSLREALQLGHNYIGTEHILLGLIREGEGVAAQVLVKLGADLNRVRQQVIQLLSGYQGGGKESATAGGPAEGTPSTSLVLDQFGRNLTQAARETKLDPVIGREKEIERVMQVLSRRTKNNPVLIGEPGVGKTAVVEGLAQAIVKGEVPETLKDKQLYTLDLGALVAGSRYRGDFEERLKKVLKEIRTRGDIILFIDELHTLVGAGAAEGAIDAASILKPMLARGELQTIGATTLDEYRKHLEKDAALERRFQPIQVAEPSLPHTIEILKGLRDRYEAHHRVSITDAALVAAATLADRYISDRFLPDKAIDLIDEAGSRMRIRRMTAPPDLREFDEKIAEVRREKESAIDAQDFEKAASLRDDEKQLLNAKAKREKEWKAGDMDVVAEVDEKLIAEVLATATGIPVFKLTEEESSRLLRMEDELHKRVIGQKDAIKALSQAIRRTRAGLKDPKRPGGSFIFAGPSGVGKTELSKTLAEFLFGDEDALISLDMSEFSEKHTVSRLFGSPPGYVGYEEGGQLTEKVRRKPFSVVLFDEVEKAHPDIFNSLLQILEDGRLTDSQGRVVDFKNTVIIMTTNLGTRDISKGFGLGFAATGDTQTGYERMKAKVGEELKQHFRPEFLNRVDDIVVFHQLSEEDIIQIVDLMIDKVDARLKDRDMGLELSIEAKKLLAKRGYDPLLGARPLRRTIQREIEDHLSEKILFGELRAGHIVVVGVEGEGKEAKFTFRGEEKSAVADTPAAVAATGPDLTK; this is translated from the coding sequence ATGTTCGAGAGGTTCACCGACCGCGCGCGGCGGGTTGTCGTCCTGGCTCAGGAAGAAGCCCGGATGCTCAACCACAACTACATCGGCACCGAGCACATCCTCCTGGGCCTGATCCACGAGGGTGAGGGTGTCGCCGCTAAGGCCCTGGAGAGCCTCGGGATCTCTCTTGAGGCGGTCCGCCAGCAGGTCGAGGAGATCATCGGACAGGGCCAGCAGGCCCCGTCCGGCCATATCCCGTTCACCCCCCGGGCGAAGAAGGTGCTGGAGCTCTCGCTCCGCGAGGCCCTTCAGCTCGGCCACAACTACATCGGCACCGAGCACATCCTGCTCGGCCTGATCCGCGAGGGCGAGGGCGTTGCCGCCCAGGTCCTGGTGAAGCTGGGCGCCGACCTGAACCGGGTGCGTCAGCAGGTCATCCAGCTGCTCTCCGGTTACCAGGGCGGTGGCAAGGAGTCGGCCACGGCCGGCGGGCCCGCCGAGGGCACCCCGTCGACCTCGCTGGTCCTGGACCAGTTCGGCCGCAACCTGACCCAGGCCGCCCGCGAGACCAAGCTCGACCCGGTGATCGGGCGCGAGAAGGAGATCGAGCGGGTCATGCAGGTGCTGTCCCGCCGCACCAAGAACAACCCGGTGCTGATCGGCGAGCCCGGCGTCGGCAAGACCGCCGTGGTCGAGGGCCTGGCCCAGGCGATCGTCAAGGGCGAGGTTCCCGAGACGCTCAAGGACAAGCAGCTCTACACGCTGGACCTGGGCGCCCTGGTGGCCGGCTCGCGCTACCGCGGTGACTTCGAGGAGCGCCTGAAGAAGGTGCTCAAGGAGATCCGCACCCGCGGCGACATCATCCTCTTCATCGACGAGCTGCACACCCTGGTCGGCGCGGGCGCCGCCGAGGGTGCGATCGACGCCGCCTCGATCCTGAAGCCGATGCTGGCCCGCGGTGAGCTGCAGACGATCGGCGCCACCACGCTGGACGAGTACCGCAAGCACCTGGAGAAGGACGCCGCGCTCGAGCGCCGCTTCCAGCCGATCCAGGTCGCCGAGCCCTCGCTGCCGCACACCATCGAGATCCTCAAGGGTCTGCGCGACCGGTACGAGGCGCACCACCGGGTGTCCATCACCGACGCCGCCCTGGTCGCCGCCGCCACCCTGGCCGACCGGTACATCTCGGACCGCTTCCTGCCGGACAAGGCGATCGACCTGATCGACGAGGCCGGTTCCCGAATGCGCATCCGCCGGATGACCGCGCCGCCGGACCTGCGCGAGTTCGACGAGAAGATCGCCGAGGTCCGCCGCGAGAAGGAGAGCGCGATCGACGCGCAGGACTTCGAGAAGGCCGCCTCGCTGCGCGACGACGAGAAGCAACTGCTGAACGCGAAGGCCAAGCGCGAGAAGGAGTGGAAGGCCGGCGACATGGACGTCGTCGCGGAGGTGGACGAGAAGCTCATCGCCGAGGTCCTGGCCACCGCCACCGGCATCCCGGTCTTCAAGCTGACCGAGGAGGAGTCCTCCCGGCTGCTGCGCATGGAGGACGAGCTGCACAAGCGCGTCATCGGCCAGAAGGACGCCATCAAGGCGCTCTCCCAGGCCATCCGGCGTACTCGTGCCGGCCTCAAGGACCCGAAGCGTCCCGGCGGTTCGTTCATCTTCGCCGGCCCCTCGGGTGTCGGTAAGACCGAGCTGTCCAAGACCCTCGCCGAGTTCCTGTTCGGTGACGAGGACGCCCTGATCTCCCTCGACATGTCGGAGTTCAGCGAGAAGCACACCGTCTCGCGGCTCTTCGGCTCGCCCCCCGGCTACGTCGGGTACGAGGAGGGTGGCCAGCTCACCGAGAAGGTGCGCCGCAAGCCGTTCTCGGTCGTCCTGTTCGACGAGGTCGAGAAGGCCCACCCGGACATCTTCAACTCGCTCCTGCAGATCCTGGAGGACGGTCGACTGACCGACTCCCAGGGCCGGGTGGTGGACTTCAAGAACACCGTCATCATCATGACCACCAACCTGGGTACCCGGGACATCTCGAAGGGCTTCGGCCTGGGCTTCGCGGCCACCGGTGACACCCAGACCGGGTACGAGCGGATGAAGGCCAAGGTCGGCGAGGAGCTCAAGCAGCACTTCCGCCCGGAGTTCCTCAACCGTGTCGACGACATCGTGGTCTTCCACCAGCTGTCGGAGGAGGACATCATCCAGATTGTCGACCTGATGATCGACAAGGTGGATGCCCGCCTCAAGGACCGCGACATGGGCCTGGAGCTCAGCATCGAGGCCAAGAAGCTGCTGGCCAAGCGTGGTTACGACCCGCTGCTGGGTGCTCGTCCGCTGCGGCGCACGATCCAGCGCGAGATCGAGGACCACCTCTCCGAGAAGATCCTCTTCGGCGAGCTGCGGGCCGGCCACATCGTGGTCGTCGGTGTGGAGGGTGAGGGCAAGGAAGCCAAGTTCACCTTCCGCGGCGAGGAGAAGTCGGCCGTGGCCGACACTCCGGCCGCCGTCGCGGCGACCGGTCCGGACCTGACGAAGTAA
- the panD gene encoding aspartate 1-decarboxylase, which yields MLRTMFKSKIHRATVTQADLHYVGSVTVDQDLLDAADILPGELVHIVDINNGARLETYTIAGPRGTGVIGINGAAARLVHPGDLVILIAYGQMDTAEARAYQPKVVFVDAENKITGTGADPAEALPGTDTLRGDAVHTL from the coding sequence ATGCTCCGCACCATGTTCAAGTCCAAGATCCACCGTGCCACCGTCACCCAGGCCGACCTGCACTACGTCGGCTCGGTGACGGTGGACCAGGACCTGCTCGACGCCGCCGACATCCTGCCCGGCGAGCTGGTCCACATCGTGGACATCAACAACGGCGCCCGGCTGGAGACGTACACCATCGCGGGTCCGCGCGGCACCGGCGTGATCGGCATCAACGGCGCCGCCGCCCGCCTGGTCCACCCCGGCGACCTGGTGATCCTGATCGCCTACGGGCAGATGGACACCGCCGAGGCCAGGGCGTACCAGCCCAAGGTGGTCTTCGTGGATGCCGAGAACAAGATCACCGGGACCGGGGCCGACCCCGCCGAAGCCCTGCCGGGGACGGACACCCTGCGCGGCGACGCCGTCCACACCCTCTAG
- a CDS encoding type III pantothenate kinase, whose protein sequence is MLLTIDVGNTQTTLGLFDGEEVAEHWRISTDPRRTADELAVLMNGLMGPHAQQVDGLSICSSVPAVLHELREVTRRYYGDVPAVLVAPGVKTGVHVLMDNPKEVGADRIVNALAANHLYGGPCIVVDFGTATTFDAINERGDYVGGAIAPGIEISVEALGVRGAQLRKIELARPRNVIGKNTVEGMQSGVLYGFAGQVDGLVTRMSQELSPKDPEDVQVIATGGLAPLVLGEAGTIDVHEPWLTLIGLRLVYERNKAA, encoded by the coding sequence ATGCTCCTCACCATCGACGTCGGCAACACCCAGACCACGCTCGGCCTGTTCGACGGCGAGGAGGTCGCCGAACACTGGCGGATCTCCACCGACCCGCGCCGCACCGCCGACGAACTGGCGGTGCTGATGAACGGGTTGATGGGGCCGCACGCCCAGCAGGTGGACGGGCTGTCGATCTGCTCCTCGGTCCCGGCCGTGCTGCACGAGCTGCGTGAGGTGACCCGCCGTTACTACGGCGACGTCCCGGCGGTGCTGGTGGCGCCGGGCGTGAAGACCGGGGTGCACGTGCTGATGGACAACCCCAAGGAGGTCGGCGCGGACCGCATCGTCAACGCGCTGGCCGCCAACCACCTGTACGGGGGACCGTGCATCGTGGTCGACTTCGGCACCGCCACCACCTTCGACGCGATCAACGAGCGCGGCGACTACGTGGGCGGTGCGATCGCGCCCGGGATCGAGATCTCGGTCGAGGCGCTCGGGGTGCGCGGGGCCCAGCTGCGCAAGATCGAGCTGGCCCGGCCGCGCAACGTGATCGGCAAGAACACCGTGGAGGGCATGCAGTCCGGCGTGCTCTACGGCTTCGCCGGGCAGGTGGACGGGCTGGTCACCCGGATGTCCCAGGAGCTCTCCCCCAAGGACCCGGAGGACGTCCAGGTGATCGCCACCGGCGGTCTCGCACCGCTGGTGCTGGGCGAGGCCGGCACGATCGACGTGCACGAACCGTGGTTGACGCTGATCGGCCTGCGGCTGGTCTACGAGCGGAACAAGGCCGCATAA